In a single window of the Labrus mixtus chromosome 20, fLabMix1.1, whole genome shotgun sequence genome:
- the LOC132954076 gene encoding bryoporin-like yields the protein MPETAEAVSATLSTNRNCTIEITNVSSSYCLINPKVYMSSGFSHHPPQPTIRTNKVEVCSFIKDDNTATGAVGMLTYDLFHMQSRVCSDRMAIMFSVPYDHNLYKNRLAVGIMEQSHACDKHLYDQMYDGKDQSNFTRSEKSGCGLLYKATYVDLRATMSSVGKAIVKVELYDKMGR from the exons ATGCCAGAAACAGCAGAGGCTGTGTCAGCCACTCTCTCCACCAACAGAAACTGCACCATTGAAATAACCAATGTCAGCAGCAGCTACTGCCTCATCAACCCCAA GGTTTACATGTCAAGTGGCTTCAGCCATCACCCACCCCAGCCCACCATCCGGACCAACAAGGTTGAAGTGTGCTCCTTCATAAAGGATGACAACACTGCCACGGGTGCTGTCGGCATGTTGACCTACGACCTCTTCCATATGCAGAGCCGGGTTTGCTCCGACCGTATGGCCATCATGTTCTCTGTACCCTATGACCACAACTTGTACAAGAACCGGCTGGCCGTGGGCATAATGGAGCAGTCTCATGCCTGCGACAAACATCTGTACGACCAGATGTATGATGGGAAAGATCAAAGTAACTTTACCCGCTCTGAGAAGTCAGGCTGCGGGCTTCTGTATAAGGCTACATATGTAGATCTGAGAGCTACAATGTCCAGTGTTGGCAAAGCTATAGTTAAAGTGGAGCTCTATGATAAAATGGGTCGCTAG
- the ramp2 gene encoding receptor activity-modifying protein 2 isoform X1, which translates to MTATTFSLVFSGCFVTLLLWGCTTVVCLVDEKLSIQPSTTTGYHPSEMTASNATYGGPTLPFTHAACGNNSQNCGEYCSICSVYEGTIMDCLSLLFEHLCLVNFRNTMASLNDTDWCIWGNVRGLYSNLSLCTEQISDCLLIPWPNPLVEETFVNIHSKFFKACPSEELSDPPPAIVFALVITPICLIPVMVSLVVLKTKNGDGSS; encoded by the exons ATGACAGCAACCACTTTCTCACTTGTGTTTTCTGGGTGCTTTGtgactcttctcctctggg GATGCACAACTGTGGTTTGTCTGGTTGATGAAAAGTTATCAATACAGCCCAGCACAACAACAG ggtaTCACCCATCCGAGATGACGGCTTCTA ATGCCACTTATGGAGGGCCTACTTTGCCATTTA CTCATGCAGCCTGTGGGAATAACTCTCAAAACTGTGGGGAATATTGCAGCATCTGTTCTGTATATGAAGGAACAATAATGGATTGCCTTTCTTTACTCTTTGAGCATCTCTGTCTGGTCAATTTTAGGAATACCATGGCATCCCTGAACGACACTGACTGGTGCATTTGGGGTAATGTGAGGGG CTTGTATAGTAACCTGAGCCTGTGCACTGAGCAGATATCGGACTGTCTCCTGATCCCATGGCCCAACCCTCTGGTCGAAGAGACATTTGTGAATATTCACTCCAAGTTTTTCAAGGCTTGTCCCTCAGAGGAGCTAAGTGACCCACCACCAGCCATCGTCTTTGCCCTGGTGATAACTCCCATCTGCTTGATCCCTGTCATGGTTAGCCTTGTGGTGCTCAAGACCAAGAATGGGGACGGCAGCTCCTAA
- the apnl gene encoding actinoporin-like protein, with translation MTESAEAVAADVASKRSVTIEISNITNNYCLMNPRVYLDNGETYNPPQPTVRPLNTEVCTFTKSGGKATGSVGVFTYDLYERSANDYIETVAMMFSVPWDYNLYKNWFSVGIYKKGRECDEALFKEMYYEKKQKEHGFVREEATGSGINYVGDYLDIKATMGPLGKAIMKVEVWDKLFTPVGQQQY, from the exons ATGACAGAGTCAGCTGAAGCTGTAGCAGCCGATGTGGCGAGCAAGAGGAGTGTAACCATTGAAATCTCAAATATCACCAATAACTACTGCCTCATGAACCCTAG GGTATACCTCGACAATGGGGAAACATACAACCCACCCCAGCCAACAGTGCGCCCTCTAAATACAGAGGTGTGCACTTTCACTAAGTCTGGTGGCAAAGCAACTGGAAGTGTCGGCGTGTTTACCTACGATCTTTACGAGAGGTCTGCGAACGACTACATTGAGACTGTGGCCATGATGTTCTCGGTTCCCTGGGACTACAACCTGTACAAGAACTGGTTTTCAGTGGGCATCTATAAAAAGGGCCGTGAGTGTGATGAGGCTCTGTTCAAAGAAATGTACTAcgagaagaagcagaaagaacATGGCTTTGTCAGGGAGGAAGCCACTGGATCCGGAATTAATTATGTGGGTGACTACCTAGATATCAAAGCCACCATGGGGCCCCTGGGCAAAGCCATCATGAAGGTGGAGGTGTGGGATAAGCTTTTCACACCAGTAGGCCAGCAGCAATACTAA
- the ramp2 gene encoding receptor activity-modifying protein 2 isoform X2 — protein sequence MPCCTQSKKLSFNIVHGDQSGKTHLYSFSSDMKGALGFIGVFLSFLSDATYGGPTLPFTHAACGNNSQNCGEYCSICSVYEGTIMDCLSLLFEHLCLVNFRNTMASLNDTDWCIWGNVRGLYSNLSLCTEQISDCLLIPWPNPLVEETFVNIHSKFFKACPSEELSDPPPAIVFALVITPICLIPVMVSLVVLKTKNGDGSS from the exons ATGCCTTGCTGTACACAGTCTAAAAAGTTGAGTTTTAATATAGTACATGGTGATCAGTCGGGAAAAACGCAcctttattcattttcttctgaCATGAAGGGAGCACTTGGTTTCATTGGGGtattcctctcctttctctccg ATGCCACTTATGGAGGGCCTACTTTGCCATTTA CTCATGCAGCCTGTGGGAATAACTCTCAAAACTGTGGGGAATATTGCAGCATCTGTTCTGTATATGAAGGAACAATAATGGATTGCCTTTCTTTACTCTTTGAGCATCTCTGTCTGGTCAATTTTAGGAATACCATGGCATCCCTGAACGACACTGACTGGTGCATTTGGGGTAATGTGAGGGG CTTGTATAGTAACCTGAGCCTGTGCACTGAGCAGATATCGGACTGTCTCCTGATCCCATGGCCCAACCCTCTGGTCGAAGAGACATTTGTGAATATTCACTCCAAGTTTTTCAAGGCTTGTCCCTCAGAGGAGCTAAGTGACCCACCACCAGCCATCGTCTTTGCCCTGGTGATAACTCCCATCTGCTTGATCCCTGTCATGGTTAGCCTTGTGGTGCTCAAGACCAAGAATGGGGACGGCAGCTCCTAA